A genomic segment from Legionella micdadei encodes:
- a CDS encoding CsbD family protein: protein MNREMLSGKWDEVRGMLKKQWGKLTDNDLEEIRGDNLKLFGKLKQHYGLTKEQIEKELERMKRH from the coding sequence ATGAATAGGGAAATGTTAAGCGGAAAATGGGATGAAGTACGCGGAATGCTAAAGAAACAATGGGGGAAACTCACTGATAATGATTTAGAAGAAATCCGCGGCGACAATTTAAAGCTGTTTGGTAAACTCAAGCAACATTACGGGTTAACCAAAGAACAAATTGAAAAAGAACTTGAACGAATGAAACGCCACTAA
- a CDS encoding D-alanyl-D-alanine carboxypeptidase family protein, with translation MSIETMKLSSPSRLFLITILVFKSTVFFASAGILPSANLSGSVPTSTPVSNKPLITPSPPVLNAKSYILIDVNSGKIIAEKNSDEKLPPASLTKMMTLYVISNALNNGQIHLTDNVHISREAWKTGGSRMFVKEGQQVPIEDLLKGIIVDSGNDACVAMAEHLGGSEPGFAEIMNQQAQALGMVNSHFTDSTGLPDSNLYTTAKDLAILGRALINNFPQYYHWYKQKWFTYNGIRQPNRNRLLWRDSQVDGIKTGHTNEAGYCLVSSAKRDNMRLLAVVMGSPSEASRADDSERLLNYGFRFFETHQLYKSGQTISEMPIYKGQKDKLPIGVRENQYVTIPNGQYQRLSINTNVPKILQAPIAKGDKVGELVIKFDNNIIGNYPIYALDDVPQGGIFTRMKDAIRLTFRSWFGS, from the coding sequence ATGAGTATAGAAACCATGAAGTTATCATCTCCTAGTAGACTATTTTTAATCACAATTTTAGTCTTTAAATCCACTGTTTTTTTTGCCTCAGCTGGGATTTTGCCTTCTGCTAACCTTTCAGGCAGCGTCCCCACATCTACTCCTGTTTCAAACAAACCGCTTATTACCCCTTCACCTCCAGTTCTAAATGCAAAATCTTATATCCTCATTGACGTTAACAGTGGAAAGATTATTGCGGAAAAAAACAGCGATGAGAAACTCCCCCCCGCAAGCCTAACGAAGATGATGACTCTCTACGTGATATCTAATGCTTTAAATAATGGGCAAATTCACCTGACTGATAATGTTCATATCAGCCGTGAAGCTTGGAAGACAGGTGGATCGCGGATGTTTGTAAAAGAAGGTCAACAAGTACCTATCGAGGACTTACTCAAAGGAATCATTGTTGATTCCGGAAATGACGCCTGTGTCGCAATGGCTGAGCATTTGGGAGGTAGTGAACCGGGGTTTGCAGAAATCATGAATCAACAAGCACAAGCACTGGGAATGGTAAATAGCCATTTTACCGACAGTACCGGTTTACCTGATAGCAATCTATATACAACCGCCAAAGATCTCGCTATTTTAGGACGTGCCCTAATCAATAATTTCCCTCAATATTACCATTGGTATAAACAAAAATGGTTTACCTATAATGGAATACGTCAACCAAACCGAAACCGCTTACTATGGCGTGATAGCCAGGTTGACGGCATAAAAACTGGACACACAAACGAGGCTGGTTATTGTTTAGTCTCTTCGGCTAAACGCGATAATATGCGGTTATTGGCGGTTGTAATGGGGTCACCAAGCGAAGCATCACGGGCTGATGATAGCGAGCGCTTACTTAATTACGGCTTTCGCTTCTTTGAGACTCACCAGCTTTATAAGTCAGGACAGACAATTTCTGAAATGCCTATCTATAAAGGACAAAAAGACAAATTGCCGATAGGTGTGCGTGAAAATCAATATGTGACCATTCCAAACGGTCAGTATCAACGGCTTAGCATCAACACTAATGTCCCTAAAATTTTACAAGCGCCTATTGCCAAAGGTGACAAGGTTGGAGAACTCGTTATCAAGTTTGATAACAATATCATAGGAAATTACCCTATCTATGCGCTTGATGATGTCCCACAAGGCGGGATTTTCACTCGCATGAAAGACGCCATTCGCTTAACATTTCGTAGCTGGTTTGGCTCTTGA
- a CDS encoding L,D-transpeptidase yields MVFFASASWSYVRYGETLCNDPDYYCITIKNGQTWSNLFSDSETRDIVRRVNRMNVKLRAGMIIAVPKNLDRITIYDVSPFPRYIESDGEKTIYISQEKLAWGAYDEDGELLWWGPISSGSDSCKGVIGGCTTPTGSYRIIRKQDIDCISTAFPRRADGNNGGAEMPFCMHFFRGYALHGSEDVPGYRASHGCIRMFTEDARWLNEEFVDLPGGGQKGTRVIIDAAHTNYAGE; encoded by the coding sequence ATGGTCTTCTTTGCCTCAGCATCTTGGTCTTATGTCAGGTATGGAGAAACCTTGTGCAATGATCCTGACTACTACTGCATTACGATCAAAAATGGCCAAACATGGAGTAATTTATTTTCTGACAGTGAAACAAGAGATATCGTAAGACGAGTCAACCGCATGAATGTGAAATTGCGAGCCGGAATGATTATTGCTGTGCCGAAAAATTTAGATCGCATCACCATCTATGACGTATCCCCCTTTCCACGCTATATTGAATCAGACGGTGAGAAAACCATTTATATTAGCCAAGAAAAATTAGCTTGGGGCGCTTATGATGAAGATGGGGAGTTACTCTGGTGGGGCCCCATTTCATCAGGTTCAGATTCCTGCAAAGGAGTAATCGGCGGCTGCACCACACCAACAGGCTCTTACCGCATAATCCGCAAACAGGATATTGATTGCATTTCTACAGCTTTCCCTCGACGGGCAGATGGTAATAATGGCGGGGCTGAAATGCCCTTTTGTATGCATTTTTTCCGCGGTTATGCTCTGCATGGCAGTGAAGATGTCCCAGGTTATCGTGCAAGTCATGGATGCATTAGGATGTTCACTGAAGATGCAAGATGGTTAAATGAGGAGTTTGTAGATTTGCCTGGTGGCGGGCAAAAAGGTACACGGGTCATTATTGATGCAGCACATACCAATTATGCTGGCGAGTAA
- a CDS encoding septal ring lytic transglycosylase RlpA family protein — protein sequence MYILERKISQSDTMRFFYILFFFSLLIGCAQQQYTNSSTKKFVSKPNTYKTTPHGAKKTYMTTQKDGAPTGPIPRFFKEIKPKKEPFSRYGNPDSYAIAGRTYKVMQNPGGYKMRGIASWYGTKFHSKRTSSGDMYDMYAMTAAHKTLPLPTYVRVRNLSNGREAIVKVNDRGPFHSDRVIDLSYAAAAKLGIFPKGTAPVEIEALSTGNHAARYYIQAGAFNSQQLANLLKKKLAKLTPSPVTIEKYRQRYIVKVGPFENKRVSDHLRNKLAHNGVKGTFSFLQ from the coding sequence TTGTATATATTAGAAAGAAAAATTAGTCAGAGTGATACAATGCGGTTTTTTTATATTTTGTTTTTCTTCTCTTTACTCATCGGTTGTGCCCAACAGCAGTATACTAACAGCTCTACAAAAAAATTTGTTTCTAAGCCTAATACCTATAAAACAACCCCTCATGGGGCAAAAAAGACTTATATGACAACGCAAAAAGACGGTGCTCCAACCGGTCCTATCCCCCGTTTTTTTAAAGAAATTAAGCCCAAAAAAGAACCTTTCAGCCGCTATGGGAATCCTGATTCTTATGCTATCGCTGGCCGAACCTATAAGGTTATGCAAAATCCAGGTGGTTATAAAATGCGTGGCATCGCTTCTTGGTATGGAACTAAATTTCACAGTAAGCGAACTTCCAGCGGTGATATGTATGATATGTATGCAATGACCGCTGCCCATAAAACCTTACCTTTACCGACTTATGTAAGGGTAAGAAATTTAAGCAATGGTCGGGAAGCAATTGTAAAGGTTAATGATCGCGGACCTTTTCATAGTGATAGGGTGATTGATTTATCCTACGCAGCAGCAGCCAAATTAGGCATATTTCCTAAAGGGACTGCTCCAGTCGAAATTGAGGCGCTCTCCACAGGAAACCATGCAGCTCGTTACTATATCCAGGCAGGTGCGTTTAATTCCCAGCAATTAGCTAATTTATTAAAAAAGAAACTAGCAAAATTGACTCCTTCCCCGGTTACTATCGAAAAATACAGGCAACGCTATATCGTCAAAGTGGGTCCTTTTGAAAATAAAAGGGTGAGTGATCATTTGCGAAACAAATTAGCACATAATGGTGTGAAGGGTACATTTTCTTTTTTGCAGTAG
- the fliD gene encoding flagellar filament capping protein FliD, producing MPSISSPGIGSGLDIKAIVDALVKAEISPTKNRLDRQEANLSTQLSALGQIKSALAKLQTSIMKLTDMTQFQALTANVSDSTSLSASITSIDATTGNYQIQIQQLATQQNLASAPFSSSSATIGSGSLTIEFGTYSNNNTTFTANPDQQSLTINIIPGQDSLLAIKDAINSSSSTVQASIVQDNSGARLTLMSTQTGQASAMKISVIDNDGNNIDNLGLSALAYDPTSGVNSLTETIAANDSQVYINGLLLTQSSNQLNTAIEGVSLNLLKAQPGVTINLAVATNKDQTTAMVNDFIKQYNDAMTTLNSLTSYNKETKKSSPLQSDSDIRALKFNLSNLVSQPISPLDSPVNSLADLGIKTDNKGLLTLDNDVYNTVLASNPEAIATLFAKSASATDPSVRIKSVGIDVPAGLYDLVLTTFTPGSSLAGTIGGVNAVSSDGITLEGTGQFGELELEILAGSTGNRGYIRVTDGLAVLFNDLLSSYLGDSGDLATRTEQINDGLEDIDGQRDQLALRAESLTNRYTKQFTALDTLLAQMQSTSEFLSRQLANLPQFNQKRN from the coding sequence GTGCCTAGTATATCGTCTCCAGGAATTGGGTCAGGCCTTGACATTAAAGCCATTGTTGACGCGTTAGTAAAGGCAGAGATTAGTCCAACAAAAAATAGGCTTGATAGACAAGAAGCCAATTTGAGTACCCAGCTCTCTGCTTTGGGCCAAATTAAAAGTGCCTTAGCCAAATTGCAGACCTCAATAATGAAACTTACCGATATGACGCAGTTTCAGGCACTAACAGCGAATGTAAGCGATTCGACTTCACTTTCAGCAAGCATAACAAGCATCGACGCTACAACAGGAAATTACCAAATCCAAATTCAACAACTTGCTACCCAACAAAATCTTGCCTCAGCCCCTTTTTCAAGCTCTTCAGCGACGATAGGCAGTGGTAGCCTCACTATTGAATTTGGTACCTACAGCAACAATAACACGACTTTTACCGCAAACCCTGACCAACAATCACTAACAATTAATATTATCCCTGGGCAAGACAGCCTATTGGCCATCAAAGACGCTATCAATAGCAGCAGTTCAACCGTACAAGCTAGTATTGTGCAAGACAATTCCGGAGCCAGACTAACTTTAATGAGTACACAAACAGGGCAGGCCTCAGCTATGAAAATTTCGGTAATCGACAATGATGGCAACAACATCGATAATTTAGGGCTGTCAGCGCTGGCTTATGATCCTACATCAGGTGTTAATTCTCTTACCGAAACTATCGCAGCCAACGACAGTCAAGTATACATCAATGGACTTTTGCTTACTCAAAGTTCGAATCAATTAAATACCGCTATTGAAGGCGTATCTCTGAATCTTTTAAAAGCCCAACCTGGAGTTACGATTAATTTAGCAGTAGCTACTAATAAGGATCAAACTACCGCAATGGTTAATGATTTTATTAAGCAATACAATGATGCCATGACCACGCTTAATTCCTTGACCAGTTATAATAAAGAAACAAAGAAAAGTAGTCCTTTGCAAAGTGATTCAGATATTCGTGCACTCAAATTTAATTTATCTAATTTAGTTAGCCAACCAATTAGTCCTCTTGACAGTCCAGTAAATAGTCTTGCTGATCTCGGTATAAAAACCGACAATAAAGGCTTGCTAACCCTAGACAATGACGTCTATAACACGGTATTAGCAAGTAACCCTGAAGCGATAGCCACTCTCTTTGCAAAATCGGCTAGTGCGACGGATCCAAGTGTTCGTATCAAGTCAGTTGGAATAGATGTTCCAGCAGGACTTTATGATTTAGTATTAACCACTTTCACACCTGGAAGTTCTTTAGCAGGTACCATAGGAGGGGTGAATGCGGTTTCATCCGATGGAATTACTTTAGAAGGTACAGGACAGTTTGGCGAGCTTGAACTTGAAATTTTAGCAGGTAGCACAGGAAATCGCGGGTACATTCGTGTAACAGACGGCTTAGCCGTCCTCTTCAATGATCTCTTATCGAGTTATCTCGGTGATTCAGGTGATCTTGCGACAAGGACTGAGCAAATTAACGACGGTTTAGAAGACATTGATGGGCAACGGGATCAGCTCGCGCTAAGGGCCGAGTCTCTTACGAATCGATATACAAAACAATTCACAGCTTTAGATACCCTTCTTGCCCAGATGCAAAGCACGAGTGAGTTTTTATCACGACAATTAGCTAACTTGCCACAATTTAATCAGAAGAGGAACTAA
- a CDS encoding HP0495 family protein — translation MTDKKSLIQFPCHFPIKIIGKNTDLFATEIKEITQKHFPDTLEETIVCQESQQGNYLSITVVVYVHDQQSLDALYLELTKHPDIKMVL, via the coding sequence ATGACTGATAAAAAATCATTAATACAATTCCCTTGCCATTTTCCTATCAAAATAATCGGTAAAAATACTGACTTATTTGCTACTGAGATTAAAGAAATCACTCAGAAACATTTTCCCGATACACTTGAGGAAACCATCGTTTGCCAAGAGAGTCAGCAAGGGAACTATCTGTCAATTACAGTTGTCGTCTATGTCCATGACCAACAATCACTTGATGCACTTTATTTGGAATTAACCAAGCATCCTGATATAAAGATGGTGTTATGA
- a CDS encoding VTT domain-containing protein, whose translation MHLFTDYIQPLTIWLHNHPQWALLITFVVALSESLAIVGSIIPGSVTMTAIGILAGSGVMRIDSTLIAAALGAIAGDGASYLLGYYFSERLTSIWPFSRYPNWLSYGKEYFARHGGKSVVIGRFVGPLRSIIPVIAGMMHMNRWRFFIANFISAIGWSILYVLPGVLIGTASSELSPESATRLFMLILILLAGIWLLSVGLKWLFIRINNILRVNLHRFWSWAANSHSLGNLTRFLTPKDETDHYPTAALSLLFLLVTLSFFLLTVFVLQGSSITAANQPIQFLLQTLRTQPFDVLFTIIAQIGNPITLATLLLSFIVLALYYYDFRTLFYWLSLSIWCTAVLAFVHILGSANFSDTDNTSIYPVTNLSFATTLFVTFILYVNGYWQTRYRHLLTVILTSSLILIGFTSLYFGEYLFTDCLGAYLVGLSICLGHWLFYRRHKPQIANYPSLPLIIFFLLFLATLLSSLFNFNSWMRNHQPYFAQYVLTDELWWNQTKPLLPIYRTNRIGRRISLFNIQFAGSIDDFEQALTSYGWQKQNDSFFNSIITRVSGQSSPELTLMAQLYLNRKPVLVMTFEPTDGNPVQVLRIWRSNYHLQHFRQPIWIGSVQARALSKKNPITNTIANTNRTKSITYVSSALLSFELRTVAFPARVSKQTLPVEVEPILLLVRQPPNGDSGFILPD comes from the coding sequence ATGCATTTATTTACCGACTATATTCAACCCCTCACCATTTGGCTGCACAATCATCCACAATGGGCCTTATTGATTACATTCGTTGTTGCGCTTTCTGAATCTTTAGCAATTGTTGGCAGTATTATTCCTGGTTCTGTAACGATGACCGCGATTGGTATACTTGCAGGATCTGGTGTCATGCGTATTGATTCAACCCTCATCGCTGCTGCTTTAGGTGCAATTGCAGGTGATGGTGCCAGCTATCTTCTGGGTTATTACTTCAGTGAGCGTCTTACAAGTATTTGGCCATTTAGCCGTTATCCCAATTGGCTATCATATGGCAAAGAATATTTTGCGCGTCACGGCGGAAAAAGCGTGGTTATTGGCCGTTTCGTGGGGCCATTACGGTCAATTATTCCTGTTATTGCTGGCATGATGCATATGAACCGCTGGCGTTTTTTCATTGCTAATTTTATTTCTGCAATAGGCTGGTCAATCCTCTATGTTCTTCCAGGAGTGTTAATTGGTACAGCCAGCAGTGAATTATCTCCTGAAAGCGCTACTCGCTTATTCATGCTGATCTTAATTTTACTTGCTGGTATTTGGTTGCTAAGCGTAGGATTAAAATGGTTATTCATTCGCATTAATAACATATTACGTGTTAATTTACATCGCTTTTGGTCATGGGCTGCCAATAGTCATTCTTTAGGTAATCTAACCCGTTTTTTAACTCCTAAAGATGAAACGGATCATTACCCTACCGCTGCTTTATCCTTATTATTCCTTTTAGTTACCCTATCATTTTTCTTACTTACAGTATTCGTACTCCAAGGCAGCTCAATCACAGCAGCAAATCAGCCAATACAATTTCTTTTACAAACTTTGCGCACCCAACCTTTCGATGTTCTTTTTACGATAATAGCGCAAATTGGGAACCCTATTACATTAGCCACCTTATTGTTATCTTTTATCGTCTTGGCGCTCTATTATTACGACTTCCGTACTTTATTTTATTGGTTAAGTTTAAGCATCTGGTGTACAGCTGTTTTAGCTTTTGTTCATATATTAGGCTCTGCAAACTTCTCCGACACCGACAATACAAGTATCTACCCTGTTACAAATCTTAGTTTTGCCACAACATTGTTCGTCACTTTTATTCTCTATGTTAATGGCTATTGGCAAACACGTTATAGACATCTACTGACTGTTATTTTAACGTCTAGCCTCATCCTTATTGGTTTCACCTCCCTTTATTTTGGGGAATATTTGTTTACTGATTGCCTAGGCGCCTATCTAGTTGGATTAAGCATTTGCCTAGGACACTGGCTATTTTACCGACGTCATAAACCCCAAATCGCCAATTACCCGAGCCTACCCCTAATTATTTTCTTTTTACTCTTTTTAGCCACCCTTCTTTCCAGTTTATTTAATTTCAACAGTTGGATGCGCAATCATCAGCCTTACTTTGCCCAATACGTCCTAACTGATGAGCTCTGGTGGAATCAAACCAAACCACTTCTACCTATTTATCGCACGAATCGAATTGGTCGCCGCATCAGTTTATTTAATATTCAATTTGCAGGTTCGATTGACGATTTTGAACAAGCCTTAACTTCTTATGGTTGGCAAAAGCAAAATGATTCCTTTTTTAATTCGATCATTACCCGAGTCAGTGGGCAATCTTCACCTGAGCTCACTCTCATGGCGCAACTTTATCTGAACAGAAAACCTGTGCTTGTAATGACTTTTGAACCAACAGATGGAAATCCTGTTCAAGTTTTACGTATTTGGCGTTCAAATTACCATCTTCAACATTTTCGTCAGCCCATTTGGATTGGTTCGGTACAAGCCCGTGCGCTGTCAAAAAAGAACCCAATAACAAACACAATTGCCAATACAAATCGAACTAAATCGATAACCTATGTGAGTTCAGCCTTACTCTCCTTTGAATTACGTACAGTTGCTTTTCCCGCTCGAGTTTCTAAACAAACCTTACCGGTAGAGGTTGAACCTATTTTACTTTTAGTAAGACAGCCTCCCAATGGCGATTCAGGTTTTATATTACCAGACTAA
- the lipB gene encoding lipoyl(octanoyl) transferase LipB, protein MMIHIRNLGSQPYLDIWEQMKNFTSKRDANTVDELWLLEHPPVYTQGQAGKPEHVFNPNSIPVIQSDRGGQVTYHGPGQLVAYVLMDIRRRHLGIRTLVGYLEQILIAVLENYQIKASTRCGAPGVYVDDKKIASIGLRVKNGCTYHGIALNVAMDLGPFSGINPCGFARLEMTQISDYVASVDIIDVAALFTDAFLSCFDR, encoded by the coding sequence ATGATGATTCATATACGTAATCTAGGCAGTCAACCTTATCTCGATATTTGGGAGCAAATGAAGAATTTTACCTCCAAAAGAGATGCGAATACCGTTGATGAGCTATGGTTACTGGAGCATCCTCCCGTTTATACTCAAGGGCAAGCAGGAAAACCTGAGCATGTTTTTAACCCTAATTCTATTCCAGTGATTCAATCAGACAGGGGTGGGCAAGTGACCTATCATGGACCAGGCCAATTAGTGGCTTATGTTTTGATGGATATTCGAAGAAGACATTTAGGGATAAGGACTTTAGTCGGCTACCTGGAACAAATATTGATAGCTGTCTTAGAAAATTATCAGATCAAAGCTTCAACTCGCTGTGGCGCACCAGGAGTTTATGTTGATGATAAAAAAATTGCTTCTATTGGTTTGCGAGTTAAAAACGGCTGCACCTACCATGGGATTGCTCTAAATGTTGCTATGGATTTGGGCCCTTTTTCCGGTATCAATCCTTGTGGTTTTGCTAGACTTGAGATGACGCAGATAAGCGATTATGTTGCTTCGGTGGATATCATCGATGTCGCTGCATTGTTTACTGATGCCTTTCTTTCTTGTTTTGATCGTTAA
- the fliS gene encoding flagellar export chaperone FliS yields MKNPYLQACEHYKSIELQTRIESATPHELIHLLLQGARSHIATAQGNIQRNEISEKGMHISKAISIVEGLKTSLDHEKGGEIAANLDKLYDYIQQILLKANLHNDIELLIQANQLLTDIHEAWLAIKVENT; encoded by the coding sequence ATGAAAAATCCTTACTTACAAGCTTGCGAGCACTATAAATCAATTGAATTACAGACACGTATTGAATCAGCCACTCCTCATGAACTGATCCATTTATTGCTCCAAGGTGCACGTTCACATATTGCGACAGCTCAAGGCAATATCCAACGCAACGAAATTAGCGAAAAAGGCATGCACATTAGTAAAGCAATCAGTATTGTTGAAGGCTTAAAAACAAGCCTCGACCATGAAAAAGGCGGCGAAATCGCAGCTAATTTAGATAAGTTGTACGACTATATCCAACAAATTTTATTAAAGGCGAATCTTCATAACGACATTGAATTGTTAATACAAGCTAATCAACTACTTACCGACATCCACGAAGCTTGGCTGGCAATCAAAGTGGAGAATACATAA
- a CDS encoding aminotransferase class IV yields MTGIVYLNGNYCNASDAKISIFDRGFLFADSVYEVIPVYNGHPFYFSKHLERLTYSLKNARIIPPNLDWQSLLNTLIAKNGGGDMQVYLQITRGNEGIRKHDIPSQIEPTVIAFTIHTPYPTLEEKKRGLHAKLIEDIRWLRCDIKTTALLGNILLNDDAVSSGADTAILARDGFLTEGGAANLFLVDVNGVIRTPPLNHLCLSGITRQIAIELINQLSWPLREEKIPASAIFKAQEVWITSTTKEIFPITRINDTSIGNGYGGAYWSQINTRYQQLIKAQYD; encoded by the coding sequence ATGACTGGAATCGTCTATTTAAACGGAAACTACTGTAATGCCTCTGATGCAAAAATTTCCATTTTTGATCGGGGCTTCCTGTTTGCTGATTCTGTTTATGAAGTGATTCCAGTCTACAATGGGCATCCTTTTTATTTCTCCAAGCACCTTGAACGATTAACATACAGCTTAAAAAATGCCAGAATCATCCCTCCAAATCTCGATTGGCAATCCCTTTTGAATACACTCATTGCAAAAAATGGGGGCGGTGATATGCAAGTTTATTTGCAAATCACTCGCGGCAATGAGGGAATACGTAAACATGATATCCCTTCTCAGATTGAACCAACCGTCATTGCTTTTACAATACATACGCCCTATCCGACCCTAGAAGAAAAAAAACGCGGATTGCATGCTAAACTTATTGAAGACATTCGCTGGTTACGGTGTGATATAAAAACAACGGCATTGTTAGGTAATATCTTACTAAATGATGATGCAGTTTCTAGCGGCGCTGACACAGCAATATTGGCGCGTGATGGTTTTTTGACAGAGGGCGGTGCAGCAAACCTTTTTTTAGTAGATGTAAATGGTGTCATCCGTACTCCGCCTCTAAATCATCTTTGCTTGTCTGGAATCACACGTCAGATTGCTATTGAATTAATCAATCAATTATCCTGGCCGCTACGGGAAGAAAAGATTCCTGCATCAGCGATTTTTAAGGCACAGGAGGTTTGGATAACCAGTACAACAAAAGAAATCTTCCCCATAACCCGGATCAACGATACATCCATTGGGAATGGTTATGGCGGCGCCTACTGGAGCCAGATAAATACACGGTATCAACAACTTATTAAAGCGCAATATGACTGA